The proteins below come from a single Candidatus Cloacimonadaceae bacterium genomic window:
- a CDS encoding GspE/PulE family protein has translation MSAIGRFGKYLEDTFRFEPGIIADAMVRVGGHSGNSPYALASILVNEFRMEHDRVYQALAKYYAFDEMQVDVDSMDCTQLCQMICIHNRIDHAFLDKLFQSNIVPYRLVGKRKELLQVLTANTSDPLLHEIELQTDFKSTDICWCPLSTITSLIFKSLNPTAELRKMLSGDTQTIIESNHMLEEVDDQAVDEAINKSFLVELFENALAAAVRSDASDIHVIPSGKFSVELYLRIDGQLQLWHRQENTPPEALSAVIKDRSVGVDRFARDKGQDGYAQRMIDGHLIRFRISILPIVSPEFERRFESIVIRVIDDRKVISDFCLLGFQPKAEQEFIKSIHTSKGIVIVTGPTGCGKSTTLMAALNNIIKPSINVLTCEDPVEYVIKGARQLKIGYSMSFDEAMRLILRHDPDVVMVGEIRDRITADIAVKLANTGHLTLTTLHTNDAPSAITRLFKMGIEPFLLAYSINIIIAQRLVRKLCDRCKKPVNREMYPAALELGFGIEELETGKILMPVGCQYCNDGFRGRVNIAEALYFYSEIRAEIIRSSHEIDEECIRSIAEKHGMLSMRDSGIQRVRDGQTSICEVLYATAEE, from the coding sequence ATGAGCGCTATCGGCAGATTTGGCAAATACCTTGAGGATACTTTCAGGTTTGAGCCGGGAATCATTGCGGACGCGATGGTTCGCGTCGGAGGGCACAGCGGCAATTCGCCCTATGCTCTTGCCAGTATCTTGGTCAACGAATTCAGGATGGAACACGATCGTGTGTATCAGGCACTCGCAAAATACTATGCTTTCGATGAAATGCAAGTCGATGTGGATAGTATGGATTGCACCCAGCTCTGCCAAATGATCTGTATCCACAACCGGATCGACCATGCCTTTTTGGACAAGCTGTTTCAATCCAACATCGTTCCCTACCGGCTGGTGGGAAAACGCAAGGAACTCTTGCAGGTGTTGACGGCAAATACATCCGATCCGCTGCTCCACGAGATCGAGCTGCAAACGGATTTTAAATCCACCGATATTTGCTGGTGTCCCCTTTCTACGATCACGAGCCTGATCTTCAAAAGCCTGAATCCCACGGCGGAACTGAGGAAGATGCTATCCGGGGACACCCAGACCATCATCGAGAGCAACCACATGTTGGAGGAAGTGGATGATCAGGCGGTGGATGAAGCGATCAACAAGAGCTTTCTGGTGGAACTGTTTGAAAATGCGCTGGCAGCGGCGGTCCGTAGCGACGCATCGGACATCCATGTGATACCCAGCGGCAAGTTTTCCGTGGAATTGTACCTCAGGATAGACGGACAACTGCAGCTTTGGCACCGGCAGGAAAATACCCCTCCCGAAGCTTTGTCCGCAGTGATCAAAGACCGCAGCGTGGGCGTGGATCGCTTTGCACGGGACAAAGGACAGGATGGCTATGCCCAACGTATGATAGACGGGCATCTGATCCGGTTTAGGATTTCGATCCTCCCCATTGTTTCTCCGGAATTTGAAAGAAGATTTGAGAGCATCGTCATCCGCGTGATCGACGACCGTAAAGTGATCTCGGATTTTTGTTTGCTGGGCTTTCAACCCAAAGCCGAACAGGAATTTATCAAATCCATCCATACTTCCAAGGGAATTGTGATCGTGACGGGGCCCACCGGCTGCGGTAAAAGCACTACTCTGATGGCGGCGCTGAACAACATCATCAAACCCTCGATAAACGTCCTCACTTGCGAAGACCCGGTGGAATATGTCATCAAAGGCGCAAGGCAGCTAAAGATCGGATACAGTATGAGCTTTGACGAAGCCATGCGTCTGATCCTGCGCCACGATCCAGATGTAGTGATGGTGGGCGAGATTCGAGACCGGATAACCGCCGATATAGCTGTCAAGCTGGCAAACACGGGACACTTGACACTCACGACCCTGCATACCAACGATGCCCCTTCTGCCATAACCAGGCTTTTTAAGATGGGCATCGAACCATTTTTGCTGGCATATTCCATCAACATCATCATCGCCCAGCGCTTGGTGCGCAAGCTTTGCGACCGCTGCAAGAAACCCGTGAACCGGGAAATGTATCCTGCTGCGTTGGAGCTGGGCTTTGGTATCGAGGAGCTCGAAACCGGTAAAATCTTGATGCCGGTGGGCTGTCAATATTGCAACGACGGATTTCGCGGCAGAGTAAACATCGCCGAAGCCTTGTACTTCTACTCGGAAATCCGTGCCGAAATTATCCGCTCCTCGCATGAAATCGACGAAGAGTGTATTCGGAGCATCGCCGAAAAGCACGGCATGCTCTCCATGCGGGATTCGGGGATCCAGAGAGTTCGCGATGGACAAACGTCAATATGCGAGGTGCTTTATGCCACCGCGGAGGAATAG
- a CDS encoding type II secretion system F family protein codes for MLIDLHFKPGIQDVMMFIQLSTSMLKDKMSFGAVLDMLADEQTNRTMRETLLQIESQLKAGGEGREVFNMHTGVFGKFPAYMLGIATRSGNIAEVFEATGKFLQRDMEIRKSIRKAMISPFFAVLATLGAVGYYVQEIFPSTAELFLNYNMPLPSMTQATLELSTWLKMYGLFILIAVSGCVGGFIAMKRTDRGRLWYDEHIIRLPLIGHLIHKSSIEIYFWVFSTIYTGSGDNIDIIRISAEACRNTWMERQIKTVSIPMMLEKGEAFVEAMEASGVFTRTVITRLRTGQESGNVLQAAQQIAKFYEAETTYKLGNLIEYIQTLVALFIAVVISLLTLISAEIATITPPPGF; via the coding sequence GTGCTCATCGACTTGCACTTCAAACCGGGCATACAGGACGTCATGATGTTCATCCAGCTTTCCACAAGTATGCTCAAGGATAAAATGAGCTTTGGCGCCGTTTTGGATATGTTGGCGGACGAACAAACCAACCGCACCATGCGTGAAACGCTTTTGCAGATCGAGAGTCAGCTCAAAGCGGGAGGCGAGGGCAGAGAGGTCTTCAACATGCACACCGGCGTCTTTGGCAAGTTTCCTGCATACATGCTGGGAATTGCTACCCGCAGCGGAAACATCGCCGAAGTTTTCGAAGCCACGGGCAAATTCCTGCAGCGGGATATGGAGATTCGCAAGAGCATCAGGAAAGCTATGATCTCTCCTTTCTTTGCCGTTTTAGCGACCTTAGGCGCGGTGGGTTATTATGTTCAGGAGATCTTTCCCTCCACCGCGGAGCTTTTTCTAAATTACAACATGCCCCTGCCTTCGATGACTCAGGCGACTCTGGAACTCAGCACCTGGCTAAAAATGTATGGCTTGTTCATTCTGATCGCGGTCAGTGGCTGCGTCGGTGGTTTCATCGCTATGAAACGAACGGATCGGGGGAGGTTATGGTATGACGAACACATCATTCGTCTGCCGTTGATCGGGCATTTGATCCACAAATCGTCAATCGAGATCTATTTTTGGGTCTTTTCCACAATCTATACCGGCTCGGGGGACAATATCGACATCATTCGCATTTCTGCCGAAGCCTGTAGAAATACATGGATGGAACGGCAGATCAAGACGGTCTCGATACCCATGATGCTGGAAAAAGGTGAAGCTTTCGTGGAAGCGATGGAGGCATCGGGAGTATTTACCAGAACTGTGATCACCCGTCTCAGAACCGGGCAGGAATCCGGCAATGTGCTGCAGGCAGCACAACAGATAGCGAAATTCTATGAAGCCGAAACCACCTACAAATTGGGCAATCTGATCGAGTATATTCAGACTCTGGTGGCTCTGTTTATCGCCGTCGTGATTTCGCTATTAACCTTGATCTCAGCAGAGATCGCAACTATCACTCCCCCCCCCGGATTCTGA